From one Micromonospora siamensis genomic stretch:
- a CDS encoding RrF2 family transcriptional regulator codes for MQISARGDYAVRASLSLATAYPKLMSTQAIAAEQDMPRKFLEAVLADLRRAGIVRAQRGAEGGYTLTRPPREVTVGSILRAVEGPLAGVRGLRPEETSYEGSAQHLPGLWVAVRAAVRRVVDEVSLAEITSGRLPAHVRRLTAQPDAWEPR; via the coding sequence GTGCAGATCTCCGCGCGGGGTGACTACGCGGTACGGGCCTCGCTGAGCCTCGCCACCGCGTACCCGAAACTCATGTCCACCCAGGCCATCGCCGCCGAGCAGGACATGCCGCGCAAGTTCCTCGAGGCCGTCCTGGCCGACCTGCGCCGCGCCGGCATCGTCCGGGCCCAGCGCGGCGCCGAGGGCGGCTACACCCTCACCCGCCCGCCCCGCGAGGTCACCGTCGGGTCGATCCTGCGCGCCGTGGAGGGCCCGCTGGCCGGGGTACGCGGGCTGCGCCCGGAGGAGACCAGCTACGAGGGTTCCGCCCAGCACCTGCCCGGGCTCTGGGTGGCTGTCCGGGCCGCCGTCCGGCGGGTCGTCGACGAGGTGAGCCTCGCCGAGATAACCAGTGGCCGGCTCCCCGCCCACGTCCGTAGGTTGACGGCTCAGCCCGACGCCTGGGAGCCCCGCTGA
- a CDS encoding tetratricopeptide repeat protein: protein MPSRLGELTLQAQQLVAAGDLAGARSLLSDALTDADPRPANATPELTEAAGLQAKILIALGEPHAARGWAAFGHAATTRLYGRSDERAITAAATLAAVLHQVGSDARAARLYSDVILELTARDGPESPRVLAAHADLATVEHARGQCALARDRLLDAWELHREVYGDGHPSGIKMLARLGRMQRDCGRYAEARESLALAEELTRQHLAPDDPLAAQVATLARAAPDPGHLCTDTTPTGGAGASGRWDVPVVPAARTPTPEEGPVDPLGHRSDTDSDPLAYPGVDASDPPAAEPDPFDRPEPQADPFTDAAWAYSPPDARQVPAPRPPSDTGRFHAFDDDGWWPPDQVADDPFPDPGRDPLPPAVVALAGTAEDPPGVRSLRPPADPEPSSRLLPVLVPRQPVAPAPRNRLLPLVVGGVVVVLLGAAAVIAGVSRFDTPADPAPTAPTTSGAAGPARPTATPRAAARPGSPPTAVGLRDRRDNIALAWTYPAGGEGPVVISAGRSGQEPRVFQQLPAGTDSFIVYGLDRVNDYCFTVAVVWSTDTVAKAAPVCTRRR from the coding sequence GTGCCTTCCCGCCTCGGTGAACTGACCCTCCAGGCCCAGCAGCTGGTGGCAGCCGGCGACCTGGCCGGCGCGCGGAGCCTGCTCTCCGACGCGCTGACCGACGCCGACCCGCGGCCGGCGAACGCCACACCGGAGCTGACCGAGGCGGCCGGCCTCCAGGCCAAGATCCTGATCGCCCTCGGCGAACCGCACGCCGCGCGCGGCTGGGCCGCCTTCGGGCACGCCGCCACCACCCGGCTGTACGGCCGCTCCGACGAGCGGGCCATCACCGCCGCGGCGACCCTGGCCGCCGTCCTGCACCAGGTCGGCAGCGACGCCCGGGCCGCCCGGCTCTACTCCGACGTCATCCTGGAGCTGACCGCCCGGGACGGGCCGGAGTCCCCCCGGGTGCTGGCCGCGCACGCCGACCTGGCCACCGTCGAGCACGCGCGCGGCCAGTGCGCCCTGGCCCGGGACCGGCTGCTCGACGCCTGGGAGCTGCACCGGGAGGTCTACGGCGACGGTCACCCCAGCGGGATCAAGATGCTGGCCCGGCTCGGCCGGATGCAGCGCGACTGCGGCCGGTACGCCGAGGCCCGGGAGAGCCTGGCGCTGGCCGAGGAGCTGACCCGCCAGCACCTGGCCCCCGACGACCCACTGGCCGCCCAGGTGGCGACGCTGGCCCGGGCGGCACCCGACCCGGGTCACCTCTGCACCGACACCACCCCGACCGGCGGGGCGGGCGCGTCGGGTCGGTGGGACGTCCCGGTCGTCCCGGCCGCCCGTACCCCGACCCCCGAGGAGGGACCGGTCGATCCGCTGGGCCACCGGTCGGACACCGACAGCGACCCGCTGGCTTATCCAGGCGTCGACGCCTCCGACCCGCCGGCCGCCGAGCCGGACCCCTTCGACCGGCCGGAGCCGCAGGCCGATCCCTTCACCGACGCCGCATGGGCGTACTCGCCGCCGGACGCCCGGCAGGTGCCCGCACCCCGACCGCCGTCCGACACCGGGCGGTTCCACGCGTTCGACGACGACGGGTGGTGGCCGCCCGACCAGGTCGCCGACGACCCGTTCCCCGATCCCGGACGCGACCCCCTGCCACCGGCCGTGGTGGCGCTGGCCGGCACGGCGGAGGACCCCCCGGGCGTACGGAGCCTGCGACCGCCGGCCGACCCGGAGCCGTCCTCGCGCCTGCTGCCGGTGCTGGTCCCCCGGCAGCCGGTCGCGCCAGCGCCGCGCAACCGGCTGCTGCCACTGGTCGTCGGTGGGGTGGTCGTGGTGCTGCTCGGGGCCGCCGCGGTGATCGCCGGGGTGTCCCGCTTCGACACGCCCGCCGACCCGGCGCCCACGGCGCCGACCACGTCCGGGGCGGCCGGCCCCGCGCGGCCCACCGCGACGCCCCGCGCCGCGGCCCGACCCGGCAGCCCGCCCACCGCCGTGGGCCTGCGTGACCGGCGGGACAACATCGCGCTCGCCTGGACGTACCCGGCGGGCGGCGAGGGCCCGGTGGTCATCTCGGCCGGCCGGTCCGGTCAGGAACCGCGGGTCTTCCAGCAACTGCCCGCCGGGACGGACAGCTTCATCGTGTACGGCCTGGACCGGGTCAACGACTACTGCTTCACGGTCGCCGTGGTCTGGTCGACCGACACCGTGGCGAAGGCCGCCCCGGTCTGCACCCGACGCCGCTGA
- a CDS encoding VOC family protein, with protein MGIHRLNHAVLYVSDLERSVAFYRDVLGFRRVPMTPDGFRGAAFLQAPGSTNDHDLGLFEVGAGAGRSPAGRSTVGLYHLAWELDTLDELGATAERLAAAGALVGASDHGTTKSLYGQDPDGLEFEIVWIVPADLLDDAALAGRKRIGRLDLDAEKRRYGGQTRGGVGISVPA; from the coding sequence ATGGGAATCCACCGCCTCAACCACGCCGTCCTCTACGTCAGCGACCTGGAGCGCAGTGTCGCCTTCTACCGCGACGTCCTCGGCTTCCGTCGGGTGCCGATGACGCCGGACGGTTTCCGGGGCGCCGCCTTCCTCCAGGCCCCCGGCTCCACCAACGACCACGACCTCGGCCTCTTCGAGGTCGGCGCCGGCGCCGGCCGCTCACCCGCCGGCCGGAGCACCGTGGGCCTCTACCACCTGGCCTGGGAGCTGGACACCCTCGACGAGCTGGGCGCCACCGCCGAGCGGCTCGCCGCGGCCGGCGCGCTGGTCGGCGCCTCCGACCACGGCACCACCAAGAGCCTGTACGGGCAGGACCCGGACGGCCTGGAGTTCGAGATCGTCTGGATCGTCCCGGCCGACCTGCTCGACGACGCCGCGCTGGCCGGCCGCAAGCGCATCGGCCGGCTCGACCTGGACGCGGAGAAGCGGCGCTACGGCGGCCAGACCCGCGGCGGGGTGGGGATCTCCGTCCCGGCCTGA
- a CDS encoding helix-turn-helix transcriptional regulator — MVSSGQLSPATRTDLSPAEIDTLALGDLAAERGWRRPVLLDADLLVLVTGGHGTVELDFRSLPARPGTLLRARPGQALRRTGAQLDATVVRWEPAALRGLDVDPDAVPTVRQLTGEDEDAVINEISQLAVDCRRHRDVPAARGLLRHQLAVLLHRLGLADATAPENRPEATTFHRFCREVEAGYQHSRRVEDYAARLGCSVRTLTRACLAVTGRSAKQVIDERVALQAARMLAATDEPIARIGRRLGFPEPTNFGRFFTREVGVSPGAFRAGADQPNPGARIVRPRPPADPSGGTGQA, encoded by the coding sequence ATGGTCTCTTCCGGACAGCTCTCCCCGGCCACCCGTACCGACCTCTCCCCCGCCGAGATCGACACGCTCGCGCTCGGCGACCTCGCCGCCGAGCGCGGCTGGCGTCGACCGGTCCTGCTCGACGCCGACCTGCTGGTGCTGGTCACCGGCGGGCACGGCACCGTCGAGCTGGACTTCCGCTCGCTGCCGGCCCGCCCCGGCACGCTGCTGCGCGCCCGGCCCGGCCAGGCGCTGCGCCGCACCGGTGCACAGCTGGACGCCACCGTCGTCCGCTGGGAGCCGGCCGCGCTGCGCGGCCTCGACGTCGACCCGGACGCGGTGCCCACCGTGCGGCAGCTCACCGGGGAGGACGAGGACGCGGTGATCAACGAGATCAGCCAGCTCGCCGTGGACTGCCGCCGGCACCGGGACGTACCGGCCGCGCGGGGGTTGCTGCGCCACCAGCTCGCGGTGCTGCTGCACCGGCTCGGCCTGGCCGACGCCACCGCGCCGGAGAACCGGCCCGAGGCCACCACGTTCCACCGGTTCTGCCGCGAGGTGGAGGCCGGCTACCAGCACAGCCGGCGGGTCGAGGACTACGCGGCCCGACTGGGCTGCTCGGTGCGTACCCTCACCCGGGCCTGCCTGGCGGTGACCGGGCGCAGCGCCAAGCAGGTCATCGACGAGCGGGTCGCGTTGCAGGCCGCCCGCATGCTGGCCGCCACCGACGAGCCGATCGCCCGGATCGGCCGGCGGCTCGGCTTTCCCGAGCCGACCAACTTCGGCCGCTTCTTCACCCGCGAGGTCGGGGTCAGCCCGGGCGCCTTCCGCGCCGGGGCCGACCAGCCCAACCCCGGCGCCCGCATCGTGCGCCCCCGACCGCCCGCCGACCCGAGCGGCGGCACCGGCCAGGCATGA
- a CDS encoding potassium channel family protein, translating into MAQAVSWKWQRRRALLSVVLLLLAYFLVPVEADPNGLRLALRSVGTLLLVLIVAVVVTGQVRRQIAATRQGTAAELHSLIRLAVALVAGLLAFALADFVVADSRPGEFVGLHTRVDALYYALATLTTVGYGDVHAQGQIARILACVQMLFSIGVITTGASIVVKQLTSRPRG; encoded by the coding sequence ATGGCGCAGGCGGTGTCCTGGAAGTGGCAGCGGCGGCGGGCGTTGCTGTCGGTGGTCCTGCTGCTGCTGGCGTACTTCCTCGTGCCGGTCGAGGCCGACCCCAACGGCCTGCGGCTGGCGCTGCGTTCCGTCGGCACGCTGCTGCTGGTGCTGATCGTCGCGGTGGTGGTGACCGGCCAGGTACGCCGGCAGATCGCCGCCACCCGGCAGGGCACGGCGGCGGAGCTGCACTCACTGATCCGGCTCGCCGTCGCCCTGGTCGCCGGCCTGCTCGCCTTCGCGCTGGCCGACTTCGTGGTCGCCGACAGCCGGCCCGGCGAGTTCGTCGGCCTGCACACCCGGGTCGACGCGCTCTACTACGCGCTGGCCACGCTCACCACCGTCGGCTACGGCGACGTGCACGCCCAGGGGCAGATCGCCCGGATCCTGGCCTGCGTGCAGATGCTGTTCAGCATCGGTGTCATCACCACCGGCGCGTCCATCGTGGTCAAGCAGCTGACGAGCCGTCCCCGGGGCTGA
- a CDS encoding SsgA family sporulation/cell division regulator, with product MSVIRPTTVEVETSLRLVAPDATALPVRASLRYDPADPYAVHVLFHAESAGGEAVSWSFARELLVTGLDEPAGIGDVRVWPWATPRGDFVALALSSPDGNALFEVPRSVLVRFLRRTYVVVPRGREAEHLDVDTAVNRLLAGR from the coding sequence ATGAGTGTCATCCGACCGACGACCGTAGAGGTCGAGACGTCGCTAAGGCTCGTCGCACCTGACGCCACGGCCTTGCCGGTGCGCGCCAGTCTGCGCTACGACCCTGCTGACCCGTATGCGGTCCATGTCCTGTTCCATGCCGAAAGTGCCGGTGGCGAGGCGGTGAGCTGGTCGTTCGCCCGCGAGCTGCTGGTCACCGGCCTGGACGAGCCGGCCGGCATCGGTGACGTCCGGGTCTGGCCGTGGGCCACCCCGCGCGGCGACTTCGTCGCGCTGGCGCTGTCGTCACCCGACGGCAACGCCCTCTTCGAGGTGCCGCGCAGCGTCCTGGTGCGCTTCCTGCGGCGGACCTACGTCGTCGTCCCGCGGGGCCGCGAGGCCGAGCACCTGGACGTCGACACGGCGGTGAACCGGCTGCTCGCCGGTCGCTGA
- a CDS encoding SDR family oxidoreductase — MTDLFSVDGKTVLVTGGSRGIGRMIAEGFVRAGTRVIISSRKAEACAAVAEELSAFGRCEAIPADLSTDAGAEGLAAAVRERVDRLDVLVNNAGATWGAPLEAYPESAFDKLWAVNVKAVFRLTTALLPALRAAASADDPARVITIGSVDGIRVPFMEVYAYSATKAAVHMLTRTLAHQLAGERITVNAIAPGPFESRMMAFALDDPGSRAAIEAQVPLGRIGRPEDMAGTAIFLASRAGAYLTGAVIPVDGGMTTHG, encoded by the coding sequence ATGACGGATCTGTTCTCGGTCGACGGCAAGACGGTCCTGGTCACCGGCGGCTCCCGGGGGATCGGCCGGATGATCGCCGAGGGGTTCGTCCGGGCCGGCACCCGGGTGATCATCTCCTCCCGCAAGGCGGAGGCCTGCGCGGCGGTGGCGGAGGAACTGTCCGCCTTCGGGCGCTGCGAGGCGATCCCGGCCGACCTGAGCACCGACGCCGGCGCCGAGGGGCTCGCCGCCGCGGTCCGCGAGCGGGTCGACCGGCTCGACGTGCTGGTCAACAACGCGGGCGCCACCTGGGGGGCGCCGCTGGAGGCGTACCCCGAGAGCGCCTTCGACAAGCTCTGGGCAGTCAACGTCAAGGCCGTCTTCCGGCTCACCACGGCGCTGCTGCCCGCGCTGCGCGCGGCAGCCAGCGCCGACGACCCGGCCCGGGTGATCACCATCGGCTCGGTCGACGGCATCCGGGTGCCGTTCATGGAGGTGTACGCCTACTCCGCCACCAAGGCCGCCGTGCACATGCTGACCCGCACCCTGGCCCACCAGTTGGCCGGGGAGCGGATCACCGTCAACGCCATCGCGCCCGGACCGTTCGAGAGCCGGATGATGGCCTTCGCCCTGGACGACCCGGGATCCCGGGCGGCCATCGAGGCGCAGGTGCCACTGGGCCGGATCGGCCGCCCCGAGGACATGGCCGGCACGGCGATCTTCCTGGCCAGCCGGGCCGGGGCGTACCTGACCGGCGCGGTGATCCCGGTCGACGGGGGGATGACGACACACGGGTGA
- a CDS encoding TIGR02611 family protein — MEQEDRNGRATGSDRPRRGGTAVADRPRSAWRQRLRTTLDLIRSNPTGRVTLKILIAIAGALVVTVGIALIPLPGPGWLIVIAGLAIWAVEFHWARRLLGFTRRHVQAWTRWVTTRSLGVRFVLGSVGLVFVAVVVWLSLKYSFGIDLVARIGHYLATH, encoded by the coding sequence ATGGAGCAGGAGGACCGGAACGGTCGGGCAACGGGATCCGACCGTCCGCGGCGGGGCGGCACCGCCGTCGCCGACCGGCCGCGCAGCGCCTGGCGCCAACGACTCCGCACCACCCTCGACCTGATCCGGTCCAACCCCACCGGCCGGGTCACCCTCAAGATCCTCATCGCGATCGCCGGCGCCCTCGTCGTCACCGTCGGCATCGCCCTGATCCCGCTGCCCGGCCCCGGCTGGCTCATCGTCATCGCCGGCCTCGCCATCTGGGCCGTCGAGTTCCACTGGGCCCGCCGGCTGCTCGGCTTCACCCGCCGGCACGTCCAGGCCTGGACCCGGTGGGTCACCACCCGGTCCCTCGGGGTGCGGTTCGTACTCGGGTCCGTCGGGCTGGTCTTCGTCGCCGTGGTGGTCTGGCTGTCGCTGAAGTACAGCTTCGGCATCGACCTCGTCGCCCGCATCGGGCACTACCTCGCCACGCACTGA
- a CDS encoding GNAT family N-acetyltransferase, with the protein MPTPVLRTPRLLLEPYRRADAEVAVALLTDPEVGRYMGNGPMGETQARGVFDRLFSQVYPQDRFAVWAVRRDGELVGHAEIKRTDDVDGHEIIYALLPSAWGAGLGSEIARAVVAHGFDTLGLSTVYATVAADNTASLALLDRLGFRHERDVTEDDGSTTRVLARHRHPTAD; encoded by the coding sequence ATGCCCACCCCCGTCCTGCGCACGCCCCGGCTGCTGCTGGAGCCCTACCGGCGTGCCGACGCCGAAGTCGCGGTCGCCCTGCTCACCGACCCTGAGGTGGGCCGCTACATGGGCAACGGGCCGATGGGCGAGACCCAGGCCCGCGGCGTGTTCGACCGGCTGTTCAGCCAGGTCTATCCGCAGGACCGGTTCGCCGTCTGGGCGGTCCGCCGCGACGGCGAACTGGTCGGGCACGCCGAGATCAAACGGACCGACGACGTCGACGGCCACGAGATCATCTACGCGCTCCTGCCCTCGGCGTGGGGCGCCGGGCTGGGCAGCGAGATCGCCCGGGCGGTGGTCGCCCACGGCTTCGACACCCTCGGCCTGTCCACCGTGTACGCCACCGTGGCGGCCGACAACACCGCCTCGCTGGCCCTGCTCGACCGGCTCGGCTTCCGGCACGAGCGGGACGTCACCGAGGACGACGGCAGCACCACCCGGGTCCTCGCCCGGCACCGCCACCCGACCGCCGACTGA
- a CDS encoding MarR family winged helix-turn-helix transcriptional regulator, which yields MLQVMTRWLDADEQQTWRAFLASSRALMETLDRELQRDAGMPHAYYEILVRLSEAPGRSMRMSDLADATGSSRSRLSHAAGRLEAAGWVRREECPSDRRGQLAVLTDDGFAALAAAAPGHVEGVRRHLFDALSPAQVDQLRRISETLAAHLTGS from the coding sequence ATGCTCCAGGTCATGACCCGGTGGCTGGATGCCGACGAACAGCAGACCTGGCGGGCCTTCCTCGCCTCCTCCCGCGCCCTCATGGAGACCCTGGACCGGGAACTCCAGCGGGACGCCGGCATGCCGCACGCGTACTACGAGATCCTGGTCCGGCTCTCCGAGGCGCCCGGCCGGTCGATGCGGATGAGCGACCTGGCCGACGCCACCGGCTCCTCCCGCAGCCGGCTGTCGCACGCCGCGGGTCGGCTGGAGGCGGCCGGCTGGGTCCGCCGCGAGGAGTGCCCGAGCGACCGCCGCGGCCAGCTCGCCGTGCTCACCGACGACGGCTTCGCGGCCCTCGCCGCCGCCGCCCCCGGCCACGTCGAGGGCGTACGCCGGCACCTGTTCGACGCCCTCAGCCCCGCCCAGGTCGACCAGCTCCGCCGGATCAGCGAGACGCTCGCCGCCCACCTGACCGGATCCTGA
- a CDS encoding HelD family protein codes for MLYDRLDGLREQAARRLTDELRNTGGTQQARSQRDSSVSWYAEQIEQFSAVENGLCFGRLDGSDGARHYIGRIGIFDTSGDYDPLLIDWRAPAARAFYLATAANPQGVRRRRHLRTRDRKVTGLNDEVLDIATASPTAHEELTGEASLLAALNAGRTGRMRDIVETIQAEQDRIIRAELPGVMVVQGGPGTGKTAVALHRAAYLLYTHRRELSTRGVLLVGPNATFLRYISQVLPTLAETGVLLRTQADLFPGVAARRVESAEAAALKGRAVLADVLAEAVRDRQRVPDEPLEIELPQREILHLHPETVRTARDRVRRSGRPHNLARALFDVEIVHALAGQVAERIGADPLGGENLLEEADLAEIRRELRDEPEVRAALDELWPVLTPQRLLADLYASPERIATAAPMLTDAERELLHREPGGWTPADVPLLDEAAELLGEDDRAAAARRERIRSLQREYAEGVLEIARGSRSIDVEDEAEGGEILGVTDLIDADRLLERQEEADRLTTAQRAAADRGWAFGHVIVDEAQELSPMAWRLLMRRCPSRSMTIVGDVAQTGALSGTPSWGEALEPYVARRWRLEELTVSYRTPAEIMAVAAEVLAGIDPDLRPPRSVRAAGVPPWDRTVDGGRLAAELVEAAGREAAGLADGRLGVIVPAGRVDELGAAVVAALPEAAVGEQPELENRVVVLTVAQAKGLEFDTVLVADPDGIVAESPRGRSDLYVALTRATQRLGILRPA; via the coding sequence ATGCTCTACGACCGGCTGGACGGCCTGCGCGAGCAGGCGGCCCGCCGGCTCACCGACGAGCTGCGCAACACCGGCGGCACCCAGCAGGCCCGCTCCCAGCGGGACTCCAGCGTCAGCTGGTACGCCGAACAGATCGAGCAGTTCTCCGCCGTGGAGAACGGACTCTGCTTCGGCCGGCTCGACGGCTCCGACGGCGCGCGGCACTACATCGGTCGGATCGGCATCTTCGACACCTCCGGCGACTACGACCCGCTGCTGATCGACTGGCGGGCCCCCGCCGCCCGGGCCTTCTACCTGGCCACCGCCGCCAACCCGCAGGGCGTACGCCGCCGCCGGCACCTGCGCACCCGGGACCGGAAGGTCACCGGGCTCAACGACGAGGTGCTGGACATCGCCACCGCCTCCCCCACCGCCCACGAGGAGCTGACCGGCGAGGCGTCGCTGCTCGCCGCGCTCAACGCGGGGCGTACCGGGCGGATGCGGGACATCGTCGAGACCATCCAGGCCGAGCAGGACCGGATCATCCGGGCCGAGCTGCCCGGCGTGATGGTGGTGCAGGGCGGTCCCGGCACCGGCAAGACGGCGGTCGCGCTGCACCGGGCGGCGTACCTGCTCTACACCCACCGCCGCGAGCTCTCCACCCGCGGTGTGCTGCTGGTCGGCCCGAACGCCACCTTCCTGCGCTACATCTCCCAGGTGCTGCCCACGCTGGCCGAGACGGGCGTGCTGCTGCGTACCCAGGCCGACCTCTTCCCCGGCGTCGCCGCCCGGCGGGTCGAGTCCGCCGAGGCAGCGGCGCTCAAGGGCCGCGCGGTGCTGGCCGACGTGCTGGCCGAGGCCGTGCGGGACCGCCAGCGGGTCCCCGACGAGCCGCTGGAGATCGAGCTGCCGCAGCGGGAGATCCTGCACCTGCACCCGGAGACCGTGCGGACCGCCCGGGACCGGGTGCGCCGCTCCGGCCGACCGCACAACCTGGCCCGGGCGCTGTTCGACGTCGAGATCGTGCACGCCCTCGCCGGACAGGTCGCCGAGCGGATCGGCGCCGACCCGCTGGGCGGGGAGAACCTGCTGGAGGAGGCCGACCTGGCCGAGATCCGCCGGGAGCTGCGCGACGAGCCCGAGGTCCGCGCCGCCCTCGACGAGCTGTGGCCGGTGCTCACCCCGCAACGGCTGCTCGCCGACCTGTACGCCTCCCCCGAGCGGATCGCCACCGCCGCGCCCATGCTCACCGACGCCGAACGGGAGCTGCTGCACCGCGAGCCCGGCGGCTGGACCCCGGCCGACGTACCGCTGCTCGACGAGGCCGCCGAGCTGCTCGGCGAGGACGACCGCGCCGCCGCGGCCCGCCGGGAACGCATCCGGTCCCTGCAACGGGAGTACGCCGAGGGCGTGCTGGAGATCGCCCGGGGTTCCCGGTCGATCGACGTGGAGGACGAGGCCGAGGGCGGCGAGATCCTCGGCGTCACCGACCTCATCGACGCCGACCGGCTGCTGGAACGGCAGGAGGAGGCCGACCGGCTGACCACCGCCCAGCGGGCCGCCGCCGACCGGGGCTGGGCGTTCGGCCACGTGATCGTCGACGAGGCGCAGGAGCTGTCCCCGATGGCGTGGCGGCTGCTGATGCGCCGCTGCCCGAGCCGGTCGATGACCATCGTCGGGGACGTCGCGCAGACCGGGGCACTCAGCGGCACGCCCTCCTGGGGCGAGGCGCTGGAGCCGTACGTGGCGCGGCGCTGGCGACTGGAGGAGCTGACCGTCAGCTACCGCACCCCCGCCGAGATCATGGCGGTGGCGGCCGAGGTGCTGGCCGGGATCGACCCCGACCTGCGGCCACCCCGCTCGGTACGCGCCGCCGGCGTACCCCCGTGGGACCGGACGGTCGACGGCGGCCGGCTGGCCGCGGAGCTGGTCGAGGCCGCCGGCCGGGAGGCGGCCGGCCTGGCCGACGGGCGGCTCGGTGTGATCGTCCCCGCCGGACGGGTCGACGAGCTCGGCGCCGCGGTCGTCGCCGCCCTGCCCGAGGCGGCCGTCGGCGAGCAGCCCGAGCTGGAGAACCGGGTGGTCGTGCTGACCGTCGCCCAGGCCAAGGGCCTGGAGTTCGACACCGTCCTGGTGGCGGACCCGGACGGCATCGTCGCCGAGTCGCCGCGCGGCCGCAGCGACCTCTACGTCGCCCTCACCCGCGCCACCCAACGCCTCGGCATCCTCCGCCCCGCGTGA
- a CDS encoding DUF4236 domain-containing protein has protein sequence MGLMFRKRKKYGPLILNFTENGMSSWTIKIGRWSWNSRAKAHRVDLPGPLSWKQDKSRA, from the coding sequence ATGGGTCTGATGTTCCGCAAGCGGAAGAAGTACGGGCCGCTGATCCTCAACTTCACCGAGAACGGCATGTCCTCGTGGACCATCAAGATCGGTCGCTGGTCCTGGAACTCCCGGGCCAAGGCGCACCGCGTGGACCTGCCGGGGCCGCTCTCCTGGAAGCAGGACAAGTCCCGGGCGTGA